A genomic region of Methanothermobacter thermautotrophicus str. Delta H contains the following coding sequences:
- a CDS encoding cytidyltransferase: MIEDGVVDYVDAANVSTDLIIRKAREFASRGIFSGIPRELPNRNVIRWFAVNEFLYGKYGRKMRFHIIPELTVDGSKISGREIRQRIIENNLQIPPDVARVLPDTTISILEREIERGTVPGRRNLEIIKERMNNLSQADLMEIAYLNADAVNSIVKNRRFYRENQIWAAFRKAGYGPVLTRLAMSSIEMNVRRSEVRDLIEHYTERGWIPPDQSVINVIRRAWFVSERVAEGISSKRANEMFQSGKHRVNPPSKVEAGLNLRRDEVKLVRDGMDAKIYVDRRGVLSCQIRNGAKIKSPMHLPAQMATYLRLIIDSHIIPFSAKVKRRRDGFRVLITINNQRKTGSEP; encoded by the coding sequence ATGATAGAGGATGGTGTTGTTGACTATGTCGACGCAGCCAACGTCTCAACAGACCTCATAATCAGAAAGGCAAGGGAGTTTGCATCCAGGGGAATTTTCAGTGGAATACCCCGTGAACTGCCAAACAGGAACGTTATAAGATGGTTTGCTGTCAATGAATTCCTCTATGGTAAGTACGGCCGTAAAATGAGGTTCCATATAATTCCAGAGCTCACTGTCGATGGTTCAAAGATTTCCGGTAGGGAGATAAGGCAGAGGATAATTGAGAACAACCTTCAGATCCCACCCGATGTTGCGAGGGTACTGCCCGATACAACCATCAGCATACTTGAAAGGGAAATAGAGAGGGGCACGGTTCCAGGCCGCAGAAACCTTGAAATCATAAAGGAAAGGATGAACAACCTGTCACAGGCCGATCTCATGGAAATAGCATATTTAAACGCTGATGCTGTGAATTCCATAGTTAAAAACAGGAGATTTTACAGGGAGAATCAGATATGGGCTGCCTTCAGAAAGGCCGGGTATGGACCTGTCCTCACAAGGCTTGCCATGAGTTCCATTGAGATGAACGTCAGGAGGTCCGAGGTGCGGGACCTGATCGAGCACTACACTGAGAGGGGGTGGATTCCTCCGGATCAGAGTGTGATAAATGTTATAAGGAGGGCCTGGTTCGTATCAGAGAGGGTTGCTGAGGGTATCAGCTCAAAAAGGGCCAATGAAATGTTCCAGAGTGGCAAACACAGAGTGAATCCTCCATCAAAGGTGGAGGCTGGTCTGAACCTGCGAAGGGATGAGGTTAAACTGGTCAGGGACGGTATGGATGCCAAGATATATGTTGACCGGAGGGGTGTACTCTCCTGTCAGATAAGGAATGGTGCAAAGATAAAAAGCCCCATGCACCTGCCAGCCCAGATGGCAACCTATCTCAGACTCATAATAGACTCCCACATAATACCCTTCAGTGCAAAGGTTAAAAGGAGACGGGATGGCTTCAGAGTCCTTATAACAATCAATAACCAGAGAAAAACAGGGTCAGAGCCATAA
- a CDS encoding 4Fe-4S dicluster domain-containing protein, with protein MELQKIVIQPELCDGCRDCEEACKKLYGASRIMIRELDDVYYPIICQQCEDAPCRTVCPTDAIDDEVDPERCIGCGLCMVVCPFGAVVMEDRKAQKCSQCPNLDTPACVKACSKRALSVIDTEKLKLERQKKFVSRMAGVSKGQRGSDILSILTAKRKARQKLEQED; from the coding sequence ATGGAATTGCAGAAGATCGTTATTCAGCCAGAGCTCTGTGATGGCTGCAGGGACTGTGAAGAGGCCTGTAAAAAACTTTACGGTGCCTCCCGCATAATGATAAGGGAACTCGACGACGTCTATTACCCCATAATCTGCCAGCAGTGCGAGGACGCCCCCTGCAGAACTGTTTGCCCCACCGATGCAATTGATGATGAGGTGGACCCTGAGAGGTGCATCGGCTGCGGCCTCTGCATGGTGGTGTGTCCCTTCGGCGCCGTCGTCATGGAGGACCGTAAGGCCCAGAAGTGCAGCCAGTGCCCGAACCTTGACACCCCCGCATGTGTAAAGGCGTGCTCAAAGAGGGCCCTCAGCGTCATAGACACTGAGAAACTCAAACTTGAAAGGCAGAAGAAATTCGTATCACGGATGGCAGGTGTCAGCAAGGGCCAGAGGGGATCAGATATCCTCAGCATACTTACAGCGAAGAGGAAGGCCCGGCAGAAGCTTGAACAGGAGGACTAG
- the porB gene encoding pyruvate synthase subunit PorB, whose translation MKIPEEEFLAPGHRGCAGCGATVGVRLALKVLGKNTVAVSSTGCLEVITTPYPETAWRIPWIHVAFENAAAVASGVERALKAKGRDDVNVVAFAGDGGTADIGLQALSGAMERGHNIIYICYDNEAYMNTGIQRSASTPYGASTTTSPHGKESFGEDRPKKNMPLIMAAHGVPYVATASISYPEDFMEKVRKAKETDGPAYIHLHQPCTTGWGFDPAKTVELGRLAVETGSWILYEIEDGDFRVTYRPVQRKPVEEYLNAQKRFRHLTEEQKARIQEYVDSVCQELRI comes from the coding sequence ATGAAAATACCTGAAGAAGAATTTCTGGCCCCAGGGCACCGTGGATGCGCAGGATGCGGTGCTACAGTTGGAGTCAGGCTGGCCCTGAAGGTTCTTGGAAAGAACACCGTAGCAGTATCATCAACAGGTTGCCTTGAAGTTATCACCACACCCTACCCTGAAACCGCATGGAGGATACCCTGGATACATGTTGCATTTGAAAACGCCGCTGCAGTTGCATCAGGCGTTGAAAGGGCTCTGAAGGCAAAGGGAAGGGATGACGTTAACGTAGTGGCCTTTGCAGGTGATGGTGGAACAGCAGACATCGGACTACAGGCACTATCCGGTGCAATGGAGAGGGGCCACAACATCATATACATCTGCTACGATAACGAGGCCTACATGAACACCGGTATACAGAGGAGTGCCTCAACACCCTACGGTGCCTCAACAACCACATCACCCCATGGGAAGGAGAGCTTCGGTGAGGACAGACCCAAGAAGAACATGCCACTCATAATGGCAGCCCATGGAGTGCCCTACGTTGCCACCGCATCAATATCATATCCTGAGGACTTCATGGAGAAGGTCAGAAAGGCCAAGGAAACCGATGGTCCTGCCTATATACACCTTCACCAGCCATGCACAACCGGATGGGGTTTTGATCCTGCGAAGACAGTGGAACTCGGAAGGCTGGCAGTTGAAACCGGGTCCTGGATACTCTATGAGATAGAGGATGGTGATTTCAGGGTCACCTACAGACCAGTGCAGAGGAAACCCGTTGAGGAGTACCTCAACGCACAGAAAAGGTTCAGACACCTCACAGAGGAACAGAAGGCCAGAATCCAGGAATACGTTGACAGTGTATGCCAGGAACTCAGGATATAG
- a CDS encoding 4Fe-4S binding protein, with product MPDGCSSRKRKINGTECILCMRCVFSCPAGALHI from the coding sequence ATGCCCGATGGATGTTCATCCCGAAAAAGAAAAATTAACGGTACTGAATGTATACTCTGCATGAGATGTGTTTTTTCATGTCCTGCAGGAGCCCTTCACATATGA
- a CDS encoding MoaD/ThiS family protein, translating into MKFTVITDDGKKILESGAPRRIKDVLGELEIPIETVVVKKNGQIVIDEEEIFDGDIIEVIRVIYGG; encoded by the coding sequence ATGAAGTTTACAGTAATCACAGATGACGGAAAGAAAATACTTGAATCAGGGGCTCCACGAAGGATAAAGGATGTTCTGGGGGAGCTTGAAATTCCCATTGAAACTGTTGTCGTGAAAAAGAACGGCCAAATAGTCATAGATGAAGAGGAGATCTTCGATGGTGATATCATCGAGGTCATAAGGGTTATCTACGGCGGTTAA
- a CDS encoding NAD(P)-dependent oxidoreductase, producing the protein MRVGFIGFGEVAQTLASRLRSRGVEVVTSLEGRSPSTIERARTVGVTETSEEDVYSCPVVISAVTPGVALGAARRAGRHVRGIYVDINNISPETVRMASSLIEKGGFVDAAIMGSVRRKGADIRIIASGRDAEEFMKLNRYGLNIEVRGREPGDASAIKMLRSSYTKGVSALLWETLTAAHRLGLEEDVLEMLEYTEGNDFRESAISRLKSSCIHARRRYEEMKEVQDMLAEVIDPVMPTCIIRIFDKLKDVKVSADARLQGCA; encoded by the coding sequence TTGAGAGTTGGATTTATAGGCTTTGGTGAAGTCGCACAGACCCTTGCTTCACGTTTAAGGAGCAGGGGAGTGGAGGTTGTCACATCACTGGAGGGAAGAAGCCCATCAACCATTGAGAGGGCCAGGACCGTGGGGGTGACTGAAACATCAGAGGAGGATGTTTATTCATGCCCGGTTGTCATATCTGCAGTAACACCAGGTGTTGCACTGGGTGCCGCAAGGAGGGCAGGCAGACATGTCAGGGGGATATACGTGGATATTAACAACATATCACCTGAGACGGTGCGCATGGCATCGTCCCTCATTGAAAAGGGAGGATTTGTGGATGCGGCCATAATGGGCAGTGTGAGGCGAAAAGGCGCCGATATACGTATCATAGCCTCTGGAAGGGATGCAGAGGAATTCATGAAGCTCAACAGATATGGATTGAACATTGAGGTGAGGGGACGGGAACCCGGGGATGCATCGGCAATTAAAATGTTGAGGAGCAGCTACACAAAGGGTGTTTCGGCGCTTCTCTGGGAAACACTAACTGCAGCCCACAGGCTGGGCCTTGAGGAGGACGTACTTGAGATGCTTGAATACACTGAGGGCAATGATTTCAGGGAATCAGCGATTTCAAGGCTTAAAAGTTCATGCATCCATGCCAGAAGAAGATATGAGGAGATGAAGGAGGTCCAGGATATGCTGGCGGAGGTCATTGACCCCGTAATGCCCACCTGTATAATAAGGATATTTGACAAACTGAAGGATGTTAAGGTGTCTGCAGATGCCCGATTACAGGGATGTGCTTAA
- a CDS encoding damage-control phosphatase ARMT1 family protein, whose product MKVYYECAPCFLRQAREAIDLATDDEELKLRVMENILELLSERFRRGQVSNELGTRMHRLIKDMTGSEDPYLDEKRRCNEIALRFLPTVRDYLECHSDLESHVKVAITGNIIDFGALGLDFDHDRGIQESLRAPLTINHVPLLEDRLREASEVLYLLDNTGEILFDRPLIEKLAGYDVSVKVAVKGEPILNDACMEDALEAGLDEVAEIVTTGTDSVGIVYSDLSDEFRDMLDGTELVIAKGMGNYEGLTEISDGSRDIFCLLNAKCSAIARDLGVARGDNVAVKI is encoded by the coding sequence ATGAAGGTATACTATGAATGCGCACCGTGTTTCCTGAGACAGGCCAGGGAGGCCATCGACCTTGCAACCGATGATGAGGAACTCAAACTGAGGGTCATGGAAAATATACTCGAACTCCTCAGTGAGAGGTTCAGGAGGGGACAGGTATCAAATGAACTCGGCACCAGGATGCACAGACTCATAAAGGATATGACAGGATCAGAGGACCCCTATCTTGATGAGAAGAGGAGATGCAATGAAATCGCATTGAGGTTCCTCCCAACTGTAAGGGACTACCTTGAATGTCACAGCGACCTTGAGAGCCATGTGAAGGTGGCAATAACAGGTAACATAATAGACTTCGGGGCACTGGGCCTTGACTTCGATCATGACAGGGGTATCCAGGAGTCCCTCAGGGCACCCCTCACCATAAACCATGTCCCACTACTTGAAGATAGACTCAGGGAGGCCTCAGAGGTCCTTTACCTCCTTGACAACACAGGTGAGATCCTCTTCGACAGGCCGCTCATTGAAAAACTGGCCGGATATGATGTAAGCGTGAAGGTCGCTGTTAAGGGCGAACCCATCCTTAATGATGCATGCATGGAGGACGCCCTCGAAGCAGGCCTTGATGAAGTTGCTGAAATCGTAACTACAGGTACAGACTCTGTGGGCATCGTATACAGTGACCTCTCAGATGAATTCCGGGACATGCTGGATGGAACCGAACTCGTAATAGCCAAGGGTATGGGTAACTATGAGGGCCTAACAGAGATCTCTGATGGTTCCAGGGACATATTCTGTCTTCTAAATGCGAAATGCTCTGCAATAGCAAGGGACCTGGGTGTTGCGAGGGGTGACAATGTTGCTGTTAAGATCTGA
- the porA gene encoding pyruvate synthase subunit PorA yields the protein MVLKVISANQAVAEAAKLAKPKVIPVYPITPQTSISEYLAKFVADGELKAEYIRVESEHSAMSACVGASGAGVRVFTATSSQGLALMHEIVYAAAGLRNPIVMANANRALSAPLSIWNDQQDSIAERDSGWMQIYVESGQEALDSVLLSYRVSEDRDVLLPSMVCLDGFILTHTVEPVDIPSQEDVDSFLPEFQPQVMLDPDEPMSLGTFTDPDYYMEARYEVEKAMERSRKIIERACREFSEMFGREYGLVEEYRCEDAEIILVAMGSVCSTLREVIDELRDKGKAVGLLKVRVHRPFPAEEIKSAVRNASKVAVLDKNITFSVGGALYTEISALLRDREVYGFIVGLGGRDITPAHIEEIVRRTENPERSVTWIGLKEESE from the coding sequence ATGGTTCTTAAGGTTATATCAGCAAATCAGGCCGTTGCAGAAGCAGCAAAGCTTGCAAAACCAAAGGTCATTCCTGTTTACCCCATAACACCCCAGACCTCAATTTCAGAGTACCTTGCAAAATTCGTGGCTGATGGCGAACTCAAAGCAGAATACATAAGGGTTGAATCAGAGCACAGTGCAATGAGCGCATGCGTGGGCGCCTCAGGAGCTGGAGTTCGGGTTTTCACCGCAACCTCCTCCCAGGGACTGGCGCTTATGCATGAGATAGTCTATGCTGCAGCAGGGCTCAGGAATCCCATCGTAATGGCAAATGCAAACCGCGCCCTCTCCGCACCCCTCAGCATATGGAATGACCAGCAGGATTCAATAGCAGAGCGGGACTCAGGGTGGATGCAGATATACGTTGAAAGTGGACAGGAAGCCCTCGATTCTGTCCTTCTATCCTACAGGGTATCAGAGGACAGGGATGTTCTGCTGCCCAGTATGGTGTGCCTCGATGGGTTCATCCTGACCCACACAGTTGAACCCGTGGACATCCCCTCACAGGAGGATGTTGACAGCTTCCTCCCTGAATTCCAGCCCCAGGTAATGCTTGACCCTGATGAGCCCATGTCACTGGGTACCTTCACAGACCCTGACTATTACATGGAGGCCCGCTATGAGGTCGAGAAGGCCATGGAGCGTTCAAGGAAGATCATTGAAAGGGCATGCAGGGAATTCAGCGAAATGTTCGGCCGGGAGTACGGCCTTGTTGAGGAATATCGCTGTGAAGATGCAGAAATAATCCTGGTGGCCATGGGTTCAGTCTGCAGCACCCTCAGGGAGGTCATCGATGAACTCCGGGATAAGGGAAAGGCCGTTGGACTACTTAAGGTCAGGGTGCACAGACCCTTCCCGGCTGAGGAGATTAAAAGTGCTGTTAGGAATGCCAGTAAAGTAGCGGTCCTCGATAAGAACATAACATTCAGTGTCGGCGGAGCCCTTTACACAGAGATAAGTGCCCTGCTCCGTGACAGGGAAGTTTATGGATTCATTGTGGGCCTTGGTGGAAGGGACATAACACCCGCACACATCGAGGAAATAGTTAGAAGGACGGAAAACCCTGAAAGGAGCGTCACCTGGATCGGTCTCAAGGAGGAATCAGAATGA
- a CDS encoding cytochrome c biogenesis CcdA family protein yields MQDHIISFTAGILSVLSPCILPVIPVIFSESLIGNRKERFLFLSGFSSLFLFTIILTAIFTAAVNYYLLYLRVPASIMLIIMGLLVLSEKPLISIRTPPAENHVLMGLLTAIAWTPCYSPYLIGVIAYSAYTGIPGALVNMALYTLGLTITLIAVTLLAEPVLRRLLRGSRDIRRASGVLIVVAGIYMLYQLIPLP; encoded by the coding sequence ATGCAGGACCATATCATTTCATTCACGGCTGGAATACTATCAGTCCTGTCACCATGCATTCTACCTGTCATACCTGTCATCTTCTCAGAATCTCTCATCGGCAACAGGAAAGAGAGGTTCCTTTTTCTTTCTGGTTTCTCATCCCTCTTTCTCTTCACAATAATCCTCACAGCCATATTCACAGCCGCAGTTAATTACTATCTCCTCTACCTGCGGGTCCCGGCTTCAATCATGCTGATCATCATGGGGCTTCTTGTTCTATCAGAAAAACCCTTAATATCCATCAGGACTCCCCCAGCAGAAAACCATGTTCTCATGGGCTTACTGACGGCCATCGCCTGGACTCCCTGCTACAGCCCCTACCTCATAGGTGTGATTGCATACTCAGCATATACAGGGATTCCCGGGGCCCTTGTTAACATGGCACTTTACACCCTGGGACTTACCATAACCCTCATAGCAGTGACCCTCCTGGCCGAACCAGTATTAAGGAGACTCCTGAGAGGCTCCAGAGATATTAGGAGGGCTTCAGGGGTACTTATAGTAGTTGCAGGTATTTATATGCTTTATCAGCTTATTCCATTACCATGA
- a CDS encoding thioredoxin family protein, whose protein sequence is MDEARKWALFGLLAGLSLVLIIYTVQPRVPQSLTTDEKDLKWYTEHDEAIKEASRTGKNVFMVFSASWCPACQKLESETLQNTEVQRRLAEDFIAVKIDVDTSPALSSRYRIYGVPTVIILDPSGNEIGRREGYMSPDELISYLG, encoded by the coding sequence TTGGATGAAGCAAGGAAGTGGGCCCTATTCGGACTTCTCGCAGGACTCTCACTTGTACTCATCATCTACACAGTCCAGCCCAGAGTGCCTCAGAGCCTCACGACGGATGAAAAGGACCTTAAATGGTATACTGAACATGATGAGGCCATAAAGGAGGCTTCGAGGACAGGTAAAAATGTTTTCATGGTATTTTCTGCTTCATGGTGTCCTGCATGTCAGAAACTGGAATCTGAGACACTACAGAACACTGAGGTTCAGAGGAGGCTGGCAGAGGATTTCATCGCAGTCAAAATCGATGTTGACACCAGTCCAGCGCTGTCCTCGAGGTACAGAATTTACGGGGTCCCGACGGTAATAATACTGGATCCCTCTGGAAATGAGATCGGAAGAAGGGAGGGCTACATGAGCCCCGATGAACTCATATCCTATCTGGGGTAG
- a CDS encoding dihydropteroate synthase-like protein, translating to MKVLIITGKLASETVREASSTSEHEVHVHVADTPIAAFLTPRRIISEIGKINFSDDGEPDILIVPGLIPKDVGIIGERTGIPAYKGPTDAADLPIVLDLLGELELSTEKPADKLIEEEQRKRALQFIEDFENDQRRISTLLERDENILVGGLPTGRDFPMRVLAEVANAPILLEQGRLRERIDYFIRSGADMIDLGMLAGEDNSHLIPEIIRTARSAAGEVPVSVDSLNPPEIEAAVECGADMILSLDLGNYREVLPLLRKHGVPAVILPTDYSEGWVPETVEERVEALDELKRKCSGIDVIADPVLDPVNSRSIVDSVMACRMYAERNPDPIFFGVGNVTELLDTDSTGVNALLAGFGMELGVSILFTPEESGKARGSVYELSVASQMMFLARHRGSVPKDLGINLVLFKDKRRSGGVVEKVDVPVIEAEGGMKFVRDKMGSFKIMVEDGQIKAVLYQGMEPRTALTSDSAKKLYEEIINRNLVSRLEHAAYLGAELQKAEIALRTGKDYVQDFELFERSFPL from the coding sequence ATGAAAGTCCTCATAATCACAGGAAAACTTGCATCAGAGACTGTAAGGGAAGCATCATCCACTTCCGAGCATGAAGTTCATGTTCACGTTGCTGACACTCCCATAGCAGCCTTTTTAACACCTCGAAGGATAATATCTGAGATCGGGAAGATTAACTTTTCGGATGATGGGGAACCTGACATCCTAATCGTGCCGGGACTCATACCCAAGGATGTGGGGATTATCGGGGAGAGGACAGGCATACCCGCATACAAGGGACCAACAGATGCGGCCGACCTTCCCATAGTTCTGGACCTCCTGGGGGAACTTGAACTCTCAACAGAAAAACCCGCCGACAAACTGATAGAGGAGGAACAGAGGAAGAGGGCCCTGCAGTTCATAGAGGACTTTGAGAACGATCAAAGAAGGATAAGCACCCTCCTTGAGAGGGATGAAAACATACTCGTCGGGGGCTTACCGACCGGGAGGGACTTCCCCATGAGGGTCCTCGCCGAGGTGGCCAATGCACCCATCCTGCTGGAGCAGGGCAGGCTCAGGGAACGCATCGATTACTTCATAAGAAGCGGTGCAGACATGATAGACCTTGGAATGCTTGCCGGTGAGGACAACTCTCACCTCATACCTGAGATAATAAGGACAGCACGCTCCGCAGCAGGGGAGGTGCCTGTAAGCGTGGATAGTCTGAACCCGCCTGAGATTGAGGCTGCAGTGGAGTGTGGTGCAGACATGATACTGAGCCTCGACCTGGGGAACTACAGGGAGGTTCTGCCGCTCCTCAGGAAACATGGGGTGCCTGCGGTGATCCTTCCAACGGATTACAGTGAGGGATGGGTCCCGGAGACAGTTGAGGAGAGGGTTGAAGCCCTGGATGAGCTTAAAAGGAAGTGCAGCGGCATAGATGTCATAGCTGACCCTGTACTGGACCCTGTAAACAGCAGGAGCATAGTTGACTCGGTTATGGCCTGCAGGATGTACGCAGAGAGAAACCCGGACCCCATATTCTTTGGTGTGGGTAACGTGACGGAGCTACTGGACACCGACTCCACCGGCGTAAACGCCCTCCTGGCAGGTTTCGGGATGGAACTTGGTGTCAGCATACTGTTCACGCCCGAGGAGAGTGGGAAGGCCCGTGGAAGTGTTTATGAATTATCGGTGGCATCACAGATGATGTTCCTTGCCAGACACCGTGGCTCGGTTCCAAAGGACCTCGGTATCAACCTGGTGCTGTTCAAGGACAAGAGGAGGTCAGGAGGGGTTGTAGAGAAGGTTGATGTCCCGGTCATTGAGGCAGAGGGAGGAATGAAGTTCGTTAGGGACAAAATGGGAAGCTTCAAGATTATGGTGGAGGATGGGCAAATAAAGGCAGTACTCTACCAGGGAATGGAGCCCAGAACTGCCCTGACATCAGACAGCGCCAAAAAATTATATGAGGAGATCATAAATAGAAACCTTGTAAGCAGACTCGAACATGCAGCCTACCTCGGGGCAGAACTTCAGAAGGCAGAGATAGCCCTCAGGACAGGCAAAGATTATGTCCAGGATTTTGAACTATTTGAGAGGTCATTCCCGCTTTGA
- the porD gene encoding pyruvate synthase subunit PorD: protein MESLGATVKKPGSTVKNKTGSWRTFKPVLDKDKCIDCDNCILFCPEGCINREHEIDYDYCKGCGICAEKCPVKAIKMEREK from the coding sequence ATGGAATCACTTGGAGCAACCGTTAAAAAGCCTGGAAGCACCGTTAAAAACAAGACCGGGAGCTGGAGAACATTCAAACCGGTTCTTGATAAGGACAAATGTATAGACTGTGACAACTGCATACTTTTCTGTCCTGAAGGGTGTATAAACAGGGAACATGAAATAGACTATGATTACTGTAAGGGATGCGGAATATGTGCAGAGAAGTGTCCCGTTAAAGCAATTAAGATGGAGAGAGAAAAGTAG
- a CDS encoding adenylyltransferase/cytidyltransferase family protein: protein MIGISADFDPVHLGHARLIEKGREIADETGDEVVIYLNKDFSANHAPFFVPYEARKEMP, encoded by the coding sequence ATGATAGGTATAAGCGCTGATTTTGACCCTGTACACCTTGGACACGCCAGGCTCATAGAGAAGGGACGTGAAATAGCTGATGAAACAGGAGATGAGGTTGTTATATACCTTAATAAGGACTTCAGCGCAAATCACGCGCCCTTCTTCGTCCCCTATGAGGCCCGTAAGGAGATGCCCTGA
- a CDS encoding 4Fe-4S dicluster domain-containing protein: protein MRELVSNPELCDECMKCERICPKNAIRVIDGVPVFCMHCSPERAPCLNICPEDAIVEVDGAVVILEDRCIGCGLCRDACPVGAITLNERGVAVKCDLCIDRDKPLCVMVCPKGALSESSEDMMAAKRDKIAGELKRLKNLMKY, encoded by the coding sequence ATGAGAGAGCTGGTTTCAAATCCAGAACTGTGCGATGAGTGCATGAAATGTGAGAGGATATGTCCAAAGAACGCCATCCGGGTTATAGATGGTGTTCCAGTTTTCTGCATGCACTGCTCACCTGAAAGGGCCCCCTGCCTCAACATATGCCCTGAGGATGCCATAGTCGAAGTGGATGGTGCTGTGGTCATCCTAGAGGACCGGTGTATCGGTTGCGGCCTCTGCCGGGACGCCTGCCCCGTGGGTGCCATAACCCTGAATGAGAGGGGTGTTGCAGTGAAATGCGACCTCTGCATCGACAGGGATAAGCCCCTCTGCGTAATGGTATGCCCAAAGGGCGCCCTCAGTGAAAGCTCAGAGGATATGATGGCTGCAAAGAGGGATAAAATAGCCGGGGAGCTCAAACGCCTGAAAAATCTCATGAAATATTAA
- a CDS encoding fumarate hydratase: MISRETVEETVCRLFREAVIRIPPDVTFAIKKAYLQEEDEIALLNLKAILDNIELAEKMEVPVCQDTGLPIVFVRMGKVEVEDLYEGIAAGVERATAEVPLRPNVVDPLTRENTGTNTGQMIPQIDVEITDTDNLEITVFPKGFGSENNNALLMGLPGDGIEGIKDFVVRTVLEAGGKPCPPVIVGVGIGGSSDLAMKLAKKALLERVGDRNPDKKLASLEEDILNSINESGSGPMGMGGKTTALDVKIKTAHTHTAGLPVGVCIQCWAARRATAILRDHM, from the coding sequence ATGATAAGCAGGGAGACCGTTGAGGAGACCGTGTGCCGTCTGTTCAGGGAGGCTGTTATCAGGATACCCCCCGATGTCACGTTTGCGATTAAAAAGGCCTACCTACAGGAGGAAGACGAGATAGCCCTCCTCAACCTCAAGGCAATCCTTGATAACATTGAACTGGCAGAGAAGATGGAGGTGCCTGTCTGTCAGGACACCGGGCTCCCCATCGTCTTTGTGAGGATGGGTAAGGTTGAGGTTGAAGACCTCTACGAGGGTATAGCTGCAGGTGTTGAGAGGGCCACAGCGGAGGTTCCGCTGCGCCCAAATGTTGTTGATCCCCTCACAAGGGAGAACACCGGCACAAATACCGGTCAGATGATACCTCAGATCGACGTTGAAATCACAGACACTGATAATCTTGAGATAACAGTTTTTCCGAAGGGATTCGGGTCTGAGAACAACAATGCACTCCTTATGGGCCTCCCGGGTGATGGAATTGAGGGTATTAAAGACTTTGTTGTGAGGACCGTCCTGGAAGCCGGTGGAAAGCCATGCCCCCCTGTAATTGTGGGTGTGGGTATCGGTGGCTCCTCTGACCTTGCGATGAAACTTGCAAAGAAGGCCCTGCTTGAACGTGTTGGGGATAGAAATCCTGATAAAAAACTTGCATCCCTCGAGGAGGACATACTGAACTCCATCAACGAGTCTGGCAGTGGCCCCATGGGTATGGGTGGTAAGACCACCGCCCTTGACGTTAAGATAAAGACTGCCCATACACACACTGCAGGGCTCCCCGTGGGTGTCTGCATACAGTGCTGGGCTGCAAGGAGAGCCACTGCAATCCTGAGAGATCATATGTGA